In a single window of the Helicobacter felis ATCC 49179 genome:
- a CDS encoding ABC transporter permease → MKTHALISFLVRRYLRFDKNQPFISITALLAFFGVAVGVMVLIVAMAIMNGMSKEFEDKLFVMNYPLTLYTTSYSGISQNTLNALEKKFPNLRFSPYLQSQVVVRSQGMVNGGMLFGVDMDKELQLNSVLKKGLSPTQIESFKSNPFHIVIGKTLAQSLSLGHATQIDLFFTKLEPTGFVLSPTMKRFRVDGFFESGLHAYDNSYLYTSLEALSAIRNLPPGIYDGVHIYSAHAMEDMPKIKEALKSIPNDGADIEGWWQQNGNFFSAMALEKRALFIVLMLIILMASLNIISSLLMVVMNRRKEIALLLSLGTTTQEIRGAFFYLGAVIGVGGIILGVILAFIVMWILATFPIISLPADVYGIDKLPLDLSMVDFAGTLVGALCIVALSSYYPARKAASVDALAVLRNE, encoded by the coding sequence ATGAAAACCCATGCCCTGATCTCTTTTTTGGTGCGCCGTTACCTGCGCTTTGATAAAAACCAGCCTTTTATTAGTATCACCGCCCTTTTGGCCTTCTTTGGGGTCGCCGTGGGAGTGATGGTTTTGATTGTTGCGATGGCGATCATGAATGGTATGAGTAAGGAATTTGAAGACAAGCTTTTTGTCATGAATTATCCGCTCACTCTCTATACCACTAGCTATTCTGGCATTTCACAAAATACTCTAAACGCGTTAGAGAAAAAATTCCCCAACTTGCGCTTTAGCCCGTATTTGCAATCCCAAGTGGTGGTGCGCTCGCAGGGCATGGTGAATGGGGGCATGCTATTTGGCGTGGATATGGATAAAGAATTGCAGCTCAATAGTGTTTTAAAAAAGGGACTTTCCCCAACACAAATTGAATCTTTTAAAAGCAACCCTTTTCATATTGTCATAGGCAAGACTTTAGCCCAATCTCTCTCACTAGGACATGCCACTCAAATTGATCTCTTTTTTACAAAACTAGAACCTACCGGCTTTGTGCTCTCCCCTACGATGAAACGCTTTAGGGTCGATGGTTTTTTTGAATCGGGCTTGCACGCCTATGACAATAGCTATCTTTACACAAGTTTAGAGGCTTTGAGCGCGATTCGTAATTTGCCCCCGGGAATCTATGATGGGGTGCATATCTATTCTGCCCATGCTATGGAGGATATGCCAAAAATTAAAGAAGCGCTCAAAAGTATCCCCAATGATGGGGCGGATATTGAGGGCTGGTGGCAACAAAATGGGAATTTCTTTTCCGCGATGGCACTAGAAAAACGCGCACTTTTTATTGTATTGATGCTCATTATTTTAATGGCTAGTCTCAATATTATTAGTTCTTTACTCATGGTGGTAATGAATCGGCGCAAAGAGATTGCCCTTTTACTCAGCCTAGGCACGACCACCCAAGAGATTAGAGGGGCTTTTTTTTACTTAGGCGCGGTGATTGGAGTGGGGGGTATTATTCTAGGCGTAATTTTAGCCTTTATTGTGATGTGGATATTGGCCACCTTTCCTATTATCTCTTTGCCTGCTGATGTCTATGGAATCGATAAATTACCCCTCGATCTTTCTATGGTGGATTTTGCAGGCACTCTAGTAGGCGCATTGTGCATTGTAGCACTCTCCTCATATTACCCTGCGCGCAAAGCAGCAAGTGTAGATGCCCTCGCTGTTTTGCGCAATGAGTAG
- a CDS encoding RNA recognition motif domain-containing protein codes for MKNIYVGNLVYSATEQEVEGLYSQFGAVHSVKLIQDRETKRPKGFGFVEMEDADASKAISALDNTDFMGRTIRVTEANPRR; via the coding sequence TTGAAAAATATTTATGTTGGGAACTTGGTTTATAGCGCGACAGAGCAGGAAGTTGAGGGACTTTATAGTCAGTTTGGAGCGGTGCATTCCGTGAAGCTTATTCAGGATCGCGAAACCAAAAGACCTAAAGGTTTTGGTTTTGTAGAGATGGAAGATGCTGACGCATCCAAGGCAATCAGCGCGTTAGACAATACAGATTTTATGGGCCGCACAATCCGCGTTACAGAGGCCAATCCTAGGCGTTAG
- a CDS encoding class II aldolase and adducin N-terminal domain-containing protein — protein MNVHVREVNAELLRQLQKASLSMFMRGCFSIFRGSISARVSARRFVINKRDAIFDSLSGDSFMVAQDTPDYRWQEASKDTPIHARIYQGCNEARFVVYARPPYAIAYSLGHTRLAPLDYMGRTLLGNTIEIYDPKGYGEWQERAPADILRHLQEGARNYIFIKGCGIVAYDRELPGLLKTLDLLESSCQILQLAGMMDHSYENDKRFEV, from the coding sequence ATGAATGTTCATGTGCGCGAAGTCAATGCTGAACTTTTAAGACAACTTCAAAAAGCTTCTCTGTCTATGTTTATGAGAGGTTGTTTTAGCATTTTCAGAGGCTCTATTTCTGCACGCGTGAGCGCGCGCCGCTTCGTTATCAATAAAAGAGATGCAATTTTTGATAGTTTGAGCGGAGATTCTTTTATGGTTGCCCAAGACACGCCAGATTATCGCTGGCAGGAGGCAAGCAAAGATACACCCATCCATGCACGCATTTATCAGGGGTGTAACGAAGCGCGCTTTGTGGTTTACGCCCGCCCGCCCTATGCGATCGCCTACTCTTTAGGCCATACACGCCTTGCACCCTTAGATTATATGGGGCGTACCCTTTTAGGAAATACAATCGAAATTTACGACCCAAAAGGTTATGGGGAGTGGCAAGAGCGCGCCCCGGCAGATATCTTGCGCCACTTGCAAGAGGGCGCGCGCAACTATATTTTTATTAAGGGATGTGGCATAGTGGCTTACGATCGCGAATTGCCCGGTCTATTAAAAACCCTTGATCTATTAGAGAGTAGTTGTCAAATTCTCCAACTAGCCGGTATGATGGATCATAGTTATGAAAACGATAAACGATTTGAAGTGTGA
- a CDS encoding ATP-binding cassette domain-containing protein, with protein MLELALSKTLTGAQGPFCLEAHLNLPAEQISAILGPSGVGKSTLLRLLAGLEQPDQGRIVFKDQVWLDTKTKICLPPQQRPLGFVFQDGALFPHLNVQENITFGNKNPHTFKEVVDLMGLEGLLKRSIHTLSGGQKQRVALARALLRALGTKDALLCLDEPLSALDAPSRHALQEELKRLSQHFKLTILLVTHDLQEAVVLADHLVHIHVHEDKHFCTSGDLKTLLNAPVSPSLLGRVLRIQDNMLTLALAQQHLQVACPPKSILNVGDWVWLCFKDSSWSLRKAA; from the coding sequence GTGTTAGAACTTGCTCTGAGCAAAACACTTACAGGCGCGCAGGGCCCCTTTTGTTTAGAGGCGCATTTAAATTTGCCTGCAGAACAAATTAGTGCTATTTTAGGCCCTTCAGGTGTGGGTAAAAGCACGCTCTTACGCCTCCTTGCCGGCTTAGAGCAACCCGATCAAGGTCGCATTGTTTTTAAAGATCAAGTTTGGCTAGACACCAAGACTAAAATTTGCCTACCCCCCCAACAACGCCCTCTAGGTTTTGTCTTCCAAGATGGCGCGCTTTTCCCCCACTTAAATGTGCAGGAAAATATCACCTTTGGAAACAAGAATCCGCACACCTTTAAAGAAGTGGTAGATTTAATGGGACTTGAAGGGCTATTAAAACGATCTATTCACACTCTTTCAGGGGGGCAAAAACAGCGCGTAGCCCTTGCGCGCGCTTTACTACGCGCGCTTGGAACTAAGGACGCGTTATTGTGTTTAGATGAACCCTTGAGTGCCTTAGATGCGCCCAGTCGCCATGCGCTCCAAGAGGAACTAAAACGACTTAGTCAACATTTCAAACTCACCATATTGTTAGTTACCCACGATCTCCAAGAAGCGGTTGTTTTGGCCGACCATTTGGTCCATATCCATGTCCATGAAGATAAGCATTTTTGCACATCAGGAGATTTAAAAACTCTTTTAAACGCTCCGGTATCCCCCTCTTTGCTTGGGCGTGTTCTCCGCATTCAAGACAATATGTTAACCCTTGCCTTAGCCCAGCAACACCTCCAAGTGGCTTGTCCGCCAAAGTCCATCTTAAATGTAGGGGATTGGGTATGGCTGTGTTTTAAGGACTCTTCTTGGAGTTTGCGCAAGGCAGCCTGA
- a CDS encoding catalase family peroxidase translates to MKRVLFPLLGVFCLCAHATEVYDAQKIADIFYRLNGEATHPHKKINHAKGFCATGHFTPKNAAYFDIPLLKQTTLKAQVRYSLGGGNLQASDASKARGIALSLQGAKQSWTMVMLNTEINFARTPEEFGRFFEMRIPKEGKLDQAYIKERMQKVPSYANFARYMQSVGVTSSVAHTPYYSIHTFFFKDSKSKLLPARFALLPLAKVRTLSPEALKKAKTDFLEQDFKKQIAKHPIGYKMVLILANPGDPIDDTTQLWHGKHKEIELGRLEVGTYSGHGCNQEVFMPNNLPDGIEPPKDPLFQVRNEVYALTFARRQ, encoded by the coding sequence CTGAAAAGGGTTCTATTCCCGCTACTAGGAGTCTTTTGTCTGTGCGCCCACGCTACAGAGGTCTATGATGCCCAAAAAATCGCGGATATTTTTTACCGCCTCAATGGCGAGGCGACTCATCCGCACAAAAAAATCAACCATGCCAAGGGATTTTGTGCCACCGGGCACTTTACTCCCAAAAATGCCGCGTATTTTGATATTCCTCTCTTAAAACAAACCACCCTAAAAGCGCAGGTGCGTTACTCTCTGGGTGGGGGTAACTTACAGGCTAGCGATGCCTCTAAAGCGCGCGGAATCGCGCTAAGCTTGCAAGGAGCCAAGCAATCCTGGACGATGGTCATGCTCAATACAGAAATCAATTTTGCGCGCACTCCTGAGGAATTTGGGCGTTTTTTTGAGATGCGCATTCCCAAAGAGGGCAAGCTCGATCAAGCCTACATTAAAGAGAGGATGCAAAAAGTCCCCTCTTATGCTAATTTTGCGCGTTATATGCAAAGTGTGGGGGTAACTTCTAGTGTAGCACACACGCCCTATTACAGCATCCACACTTTCTTTTTTAAAGATTCTAAAAGCAAGCTTCTGCCTGCGCGCTTTGCCCTTTTGCCTTTAGCTAAAGTGCGCACCTTGAGCCCAGAAGCCCTAAAAAAAGCCAAAACAGACTTTTTAGAGCAAGACTTTAAAAAGCAAATTGCTAAACACCCCATAGGCTATAAAATGGTGCTCATCTTGGCCAACCCGGGCGATCCCATCGATGACACCACGCAGTTATGGCATGGAAAACACAAAGAAATAGAGCTAGGACGCTTGGAAGTGGGCACATATAGCGGGCATGGATGCAATCAAGAGGTTTTTATGCCCAACAACCTGCCCGATGGGATTGAACCACCTAAAGACCCTCTTTTTCAAGTCCGCAATGAGGTTTATGCTCTCACTTTTGCAAGGCGGCAATAA
- a CDS encoding TerC/Alx family metal homeostasis membrane protein: MGLDLIVFIVFMVAALVIDFKAHQQDQVVTLKSAGLWSIFWVGTALVFALYLFWHDGKESMSLFLTGYVLEKALSVDNLFVIMAIFSWFKIPDIYRHRVLYYGILGAIIFRLIFVLIGSGLMHLSGYVEILFGLLVGYSCVVMLKNQNQEESEHKEEDYSQHMAYKLVYKFFPVYPKLVGHDFFIKKSELQNLEKNLEGQEVNAFHHQSAFEKAKLIATPLFLCLAVIELSDVMFAFDSVPAVIAVSKEPLIIYSAMMFAILGLRSLYFVLEVLKGYLVYLEKSVVVVLGFISLKLILGATKHLFGFGLEISPTISLYIVLGVLGGGVLLSVLKKQESQEKTPHTDSKFENLEQRLSVVEQKLKDLEGKQKD; this comes from the coding sequence ATGGGTTTAGACCTCATTGTTTTTATTGTATTTATGGTGGCTGCATTGGTGATTGACTTTAAAGCGCACCAACAAGACCAAGTCGTTACTCTCAAGAGTGCGGGACTTTGGTCCATCTTTTGGGTAGGAACAGCCTTAGTCTTTGCGCTCTATTTATTTTGGCATGATGGCAAAGAAAGCATGTCCCTCTTTTTAACCGGGTATGTGTTAGAAAAAGCCCTCTCTGTAGATAATCTCTTTGTAATCATGGCGATTTTTAGTTGGTTTAAAATCCCAGATATTTATCGCCACCGCGTGCTTTATTATGGCATTTTAGGCGCGATCATCTTCCGCCTTATTTTTGTCTTGATCGGAAGTGGTTTAATGCACCTCTCAGGCTATGTAGAAATTCTCTTTGGTCTGTTGGTGGGCTATAGCTGTGTGGTCATGCTCAAAAACCAAAACCAAGAAGAATCCGAGCACAAAGAGGAAGATTACTCCCAACACATGGCCTATAAATTGGTCTATAAATTTTTCCCCGTCTATCCTAAATTAGTCGGTCATGATTTCTTTATCAAAAAGTCAGAATTGCAAAATTTGGAAAAAAATTTAGAAGGCCAAGAGGTGAATGCCTTCCACCACCAAAGCGCTTTTGAAAAAGCTAAACTGATCGCCACACCCTTATTTCTCTGCTTGGCCGTGATCGAACTGAGCGATGTGATGTTTGCTTTTGATAGCGTGCCTGCTGTGATTGCAGTGAGCAAAGAACCCTTGATTATTTACAGCGCGATGATGTTTGCGATTTTGGGGCTAAGAAGCCTTTATTTCGTCTTGGAAGTGCTCAAGGGGTATTTGGTGTATTTAGAAAAAAGTGTCGTGGTGGTGTTGGGCTTTATCAGTCTCAAGCTCATTTTAGGCGCAACCAAGCATCTTTTTGGCTTTGGTTTGGAAATCAGTCCCACCATTAGCCTTTACATCGTCTTAGGAGTGCTTGGTGGGGGTGTGTTGCTCAGTGTGCTTAAAAAACAAGAGAGTCAAGAAAAAACCCCGCATACAGATAGCAAATTTGAAAATTTAGAACAACGCTTGAGCGTGGTGGAGCAAAAATTAAAAGATTTAGAGGGCAAACAAAAAGATTAA
- a CDS encoding tRNA 2-thiocytidine(32) synthetase TtcA: MPYTISKKILNTVGRTNATYNLINEGDRILVGLSGGKDSILLSCLLARMRAHAPFNFEFKAITVHYGLNEDLEWLSQLCTEQNIPYEIVRTNIAQTIREKRREQSSYCSFCSRMRRGVLYNYALENGYNKLALAHHLDDAVESFFMNFTYNGSLRSMPPIYKAENGLFVIRPLIHIRERQSIDFVKSQNIPTAPDCNCPAKQPDSDKPPIARSATKYFLQEMERNNPTLFTSLKNAFCNVHANSFSDQIFLDAQGA; encoded by the coding sequence ATGCCCTACACCATCAGTAAAAAAATTCTCAACACAGTTGGGCGCACTAACGCTACTTACAATCTCATCAACGAGGGCGATCGGATTTTAGTGGGTCTGAGCGGAGGCAAGGATTCGATCCTACTCTCTTGCTTGCTTGCGCGCATGAGAGCGCATGCTCCCTTTAACTTTGAGTTTAAAGCCATCACCGTGCATTATGGCCTTAATGAAGACTTGGAATGGTTGAGTCAACTTTGCACTGAGCAAAATATCCCCTATGAGATTGTGCGCACCAACATCGCCCAAACCATCCGCGAGAAAAGACGCGAACAGAGTTCTTATTGTAGTTTTTGCTCGCGTATGCGCCGCGGAGTGCTCTATAATTACGCCCTAGAAAATGGCTATAACAAGCTCGCCCTAGCCCATCACCTCGATGACGCGGTAGAAAGCTTTTTTATGAATTTTACCTATAATGGCAGTCTGCGCAGCATGCCCCCCATTTACAAAGCAGAAAATGGGCTTTTTGTGATCCGCCCGCTCATCCACATCCGCGAGCGCCAAAGTATTGACTTTGTCAAATCCCAAAACATCCCCACAGCTCCTGATTGTAATTGCCCCGCCAAACAACCCGACTCAGACAAGCCTCCCATCGCTAGGTCTGCGACTAAATATTTTTTACAAGAGATGGAGCGCAACAACCCTACCCTCTTTACTTCCCTTAAAAACGCCTTTTGCAATGTGCATGCCAATAGTTTTAGCGATCAAATCTTCTTAGACGCACAAGGAGCCTAG
- a CDS encoding MFS transporter produces MFKQILPLVFVSSLRFLGLFIVLPVISLYAASFQASALMMGLAVGGAYLTQILLQTPIGMLSDRFSRKKVVVWCLGVFVLGSLICFFAQSVGWLVVGRFVQGMGAVGGVLSAMVADVVEEEKRTHAMAMMGAGIFLSFTVAMVVGPSVGVAFGVEWLFFITAILSIFAMILMAFRVPEPPKILYSLKEKPRLSDALKNKDIFIINCCSFFEKCLMTLIFVLIPLAIVHEFKMDKSVLWKIYTAGAVLGMVSMAPAAIIAEKFGKAKAVVLAGVACFLFAYACLAYADRNTTSPIPWLFIMGIMIFFVGFGILEPIMQSLASKFAKAHQRGLVLGMFVTYGYTGSFVGGLLGGIGYTYLGVEKSAFIIMGACVLWAVLALCLSNPNKQQNVYFPLDAFERQKFSALEELPGILEWYVNETQNTIIVKYDASLLSEEQIIQHSQAFRKPYSI; encoded by the coding sequence TTGTTTAAACAAATTCTCCCTCTTGTGTTCGTTTCCTCATTACGCTTTTTAGGCCTTTTTATTGTCTTGCCCGTTATTTCCCTTTATGCGGCAAGTTTCCAAGCGTCCGCCTTGATGATGGGTTTAGCGGTAGGCGGGGCTTACCTCACCCAAATCTTGTTACAAACTCCTATTGGAATGCTCAGCGATCGTTTCAGCCGTAAAAAAGTCGTGGTGTGGTGTTTAGGGGTCTTTGTATTAGGTTCTTTGATCTGTTTTTTTGCACAAAGTGTAGGTTGGCTTGTAGTGGGGCGTTTTGTGCAGGGAATGGGAGCTGTAGGAGGGGTTTTAAGCGCGATGGTCGCTGATGTGGTGGAGGAGGAAAAGCGCACGCACGCGATGGCGATGATGGGGGCGGGGATTTTCTTGAGCTTCACTGTGGCGATGGTGGTGGGTCCTAGCGTAGGCGTGGCTTTTGGGGTAGAGTGGTTATTTTTTATCACAGCTATTTTAAGTATTTTTGCGATGATTCTTATGGCTTTTAGAGTTCCCGAACCTCCTAAAATTCTCTACTCTCTCAAAGAGAAACCCCGTCTCAGCGATGCGCTTAAAAACAAGGACATTTTTATTATTAATTGTTGCTCCTTTTTTGAAAAGTGTTTGATGACCCTAATTTTTGTGCTCATCCCTCTAGCCATTGTGCATGAGTTTAAAATGGATAAAAGCGTGCTTTGGAAGATTTACACAGCTGGAGCAGTGCTGGGCATGGTGAGTATGGCTCCTGCGGCCATCATTGCGGAGAAATTTGGCAAGGCGAAGGCGGTTGTACTAGCTGGGGTGGCGTGCTTTTTATTTGCCTATGCATGCCTAGCCTACGCCGATCGCAACACCACCTCTCCCATCCCTTGGCTTTTCATTATGGGAATTATGATTTTCTTTGTAGGTTTTGGTATCCTAGAGCCCATCATGCAATCCTTGGCGAGCAAATTTGCCAAAGCGCACCAACGCGGGCTGGTGTTAGGCATGTTTGTAACCTATGGCTATACGGGCTCTTTTGTGGGAGGGCTTTTAGGAGGTATAGGCTATACCTATTTGGGCGTGGAAAAATCTGCTTTTATTATCATGGGGGCATGCGTGCTTTGGGCTGTGCTCGCTCTTTGTTTGAGCAACCCTAACAAACAACAAAATGTTTATTTTCCCTTAGATGCCTTTGAACGCCAAAAATTTAGCGCGCTAGAAGAATTGCCCGGAATCCTAGAGTGGTATGTTAATGAAACGCAAAATACCATCATTGTCAAATATGATGCCTCTTTGCTCAGCGAAGAGCAAATCATCCAACACTCTCAAGCATTTAGAAAACCCTATTCTATTTAA
- the sppA gene encoding signal peptide peptidase SppA: MSKIFKIITAPLDFITKYFKTFVFLSLLFFAFSLNKDEGHAQPNLAKIYLHGPIFESESFRDQVDRVLKIPSIKGVLLLIDSPGGSISASVELSDIVATLRKTMPVVAYVQGVMASGSYYTGMQANLIYANRGALVGSIGVIFSGANIAALMDKLGIKSQGMAKGEYKEVGTFTRAWTDKEKQFLGDLLSEQYNMFVSDVAKARGLDPKKSNIFAEGKIFSATQAANLHLIDHVGTYDQAVYALQKLTQVKNPIWLKKDRLEMFMDKFLQSSSQVLSQVLGYQLR; the protein is encoded by the coding sequence ATGTCTAAAATATTCAAAATCATCACCGCTCCCTTGGATTTTATCACCAAGTATTTTAAAACTTTCGTTTTTTTGAGTCTTCTCTTTTTTGCTTTTTCGCTTAACAAAGATGAGGGGCATGCCCAGCCAAATTTAGCCAAAATCTACCTACATGGCCCCATTTTTGAGAGCGAGAGTTTTCGCGATCAGGTAGATAGAGTGCTTAAAATTCCTAGCATTAAGGGGGTGCTCTTGCTCATCGATTCGCCCGGAGGGAGCATTAGTGCAAGTGTGGAGTTAAGCGACATAGTGGCTACGCTTAGAAAAACCATGCCAGTTGTCGCCTATGTGCAGGGAGTGATGGCTAGTGGGAGTTATTATACAGGCATGCAGGCTAATTTGATTTATGCTAATCGGGGCGCGTTGGTGGGCTCTATTGGGGTGATCTTTAGTGGAGCTAACATTGCCGCTTTGATGGACAAATTAGGAATCAAATCGCAAGGTATGGCTAAGGGAGAGTATAAAGAGGTGGGGACTTTTACGCGCGCTTGGACAGATAAAGAAAAGCAGTTTTTGGGGGACTTGCTTAGCGAACAATACAATATGTTTGTGAGCGATGTCGCTAAAGCTAGAGGTTTAGACCCTAAAAAATCTAATATCTTTGCTGAGGGCAAGATTTTTAGCGCAACACAAGCGGCCAACTTGCACCTCATCGATCATGTGGGCACTTACGATCAGGCTGTCTACGCCCTGCAAAAGCTCACTCAGGTTAAAAACCCTATTTGGCTTAAAAAAGATCGCTTGGAAATGTTTATGGATAAATTTTTACAATCCAGTAGCCAAGTATTGAGCCAGGTTCTAGGCTACCAACTGCGCTAG
- a CDS encoding outer membrane protein produces MRVLSKDIFLRFSLCAALGIGLLPAEKNAGFIGISLQVGRADKKLVGEKNGKIFQIPQGTVVLTAAKPTEAYSSSSSSSTFNGSTGGNDCNPGNCKAEWDTSANMASDNAKTPQGAENPGRNAPMFGVGVIAGYKQFFGKKRWFGLRYYGFFDYGHSNFSNATASNYTSVFFQNDDKVNMYTYGAGTDMLFNIINKDKFSFGFFLGVQFAGNTWNSNKVSRFNQGYMIGTVSGVCAYIPDSGNPCQSSGGGGGGGGGGGGGGGGGGGGGTQTGTNGVVNPNSLVTTGALASRVQSTHFQFLVNVGIRTNIIEHHGVEFGIKIPTIPLLYYQGSANKTSSTSNDVCPSGSCTGKYTLSETFRRQYSMYLRYIYNF; encoded by the coding sequence ATGCGCGTATTATCAAAAGACATTTTTCTACGCTTTAGTCTTTGTGCAGCATTAGGAATAGGGCTTCTGCCTGCAGAGAAAAATGCAGGATTTATTGGAATTAGCTTACAAGTAGGACGGGCGGATAAAAAACTTGTGGGGGAGAAAAATGGGAAGATTTTTCAAATTCCTCAAGGCACGGTTGTTCTCACTGCAGCTAAACCAACGGAGGCCTATAGTAGTAGTAGTAGTAGTAGTACATTTAATGGAAGCACTGGGGGCAATGATTGTAACCCGGGGAATTGTAAAGCAGAATGGGATACTAGCGCAAACATGGCTAGCGACAATGCCAAAACCCCACAAGGTGCAGAAAACCCAGGGAGAAACGCGCCCATGTTTGGGGTGGGTGTGATTGCTGGCTACAAACAATTTTTTGGCAAAAAAAGGTGGTTTGGTCTGCGTTATTATGGCTTTTTTGATTATGGGCATAGCAATTTCTCTAACGCCACCGCCTCTAATTACACCAGTGTGTTTTTCCAAAATGACGACAAGGTCAATATGTACACCTATGGAGCAGGCACAGACATGCTCTTTAACATTATCAATAAAGATAAATTTAGTTTTGGTTTCTTTTTAGGGGTGCAGTTTGCAGGCAATACTTGGAATAGCAATAAGGTCAGTCGTTTTAATCAAGGCTACATGATTGGCACGGTGTCTGGGGTGTGCGCCTATATTCCAGATAGTGGGAATCCTTGCCAGTCTTCAGGAGGTGGAGGAGGTGGAGGAGGTGGAGGAGGTGGAGGAGGTGGAGGAGGTGGAGGAGGTGGAACGCAGACGGGCACAAATGGGGTCGTCAATCCTAATAGTCTTGTCACCACTGGAGCTCTTGCAAGCCGTGTACAAAGCACGCATTTTCAGTTTTTGGTCAATGTGGGGATTCGCACCAATATCATTGAACACCACGGGGTGGAGTTTGGCATTAAAATCCCCACCATTCCCCTCCTCTACTATCAAGGAAGTGCTAATAAAACAAGTAGCACCTCTAACGATGTATGTCCTAGCGGTTCATGTACTGGTAAATACACTTTGAGCGAAACCTTTAGACGGCAGTACTCCATGTATTTGCGCTATATTTATAACTTCTAG
- a CDS encoding amino acid permease: MKEGQQEHLKRDIKLRQVLMIALGGTIGTGLFVGTGGNIANAGPLGTLLAYIVGGVIVYSIILSLGELASVYPSTGSFGDYATRFIGPATGYMVFWMYWAGWIITVAVEYIAVGLLMKRWFPDVPVKDWVMCCIALIFVLNAFSVKIFAEGEFFLASIKVLAVAIFIVLGLIGIAYQIYLHGLGHVLANFYTAHPNPAQGLEAGFFPKGIYAVFGVILAVIFAYTGTEIVGVAAGEAKDPSVAMPKAIKATLWRIVFFFLGSVVVISVFLPMTDSSISQSPFVSTLERIPLPFIGTGIPYAADIMNFVIITAILSTANSGVYASSRMVYGLAKKKMFPPIFAKLNKQGTPIYAMYLSMGFTLLGMLTQTYAPEKIIQALINTISFSVIIVWISVSVAQYNFRKQFVASGKSLDELPYRAPFLPLIQLVGISGSIVGVIGAYMDPEQRIGAYLTIGYAIFCYVGYYLTKDKWGYQHQQGL, encoded by the coding sequence ATGAAAGAGGGACAGCAGGAACATTTAAAACGGGACATCAAATTACGGCAAGTTTTAATGATCGCTTTGGGGGGGACAATTGGAACGGGGCTGTTTGTAGGCACAGGGGGCAATATCGCCAATGCTGGCCCCCTGGGCACTCTGCTAGCCTACATTGTAGGTGGAGTGATTGTCTATTCTATTATCCTCTCTTTAGGGGAACTAGCCAGCGTTTATCCTAGCACGGGGAGTTTTGGGGATTATGCTACGCGTTTTATTGGCCCAGCGACAGGCTACATGGTTTTTTGGATGTATTGGGCAGGTTGGATCATCACTGTGGCAGTGGAATACATCGCAGTAGGCCTCTTGATGAAACGCTGGTTTCCAGATGTGCCTGTGAAAGATTGGGTGATGTGTTGCATTGCCCTTATTTTTGTGCTGAACGCCTTTTCCGTCAAAATTTTTGCTGAGGGGGAGTTTTTTCTAGCCTCTATCAAAGTGCTGGCCGTGGCTATTTTTATTGTGTTGGGTTTGATTGGCATTGCCTATCAAATTTATTTGCATGGATTAGGCCATGTTTTGGCGAATTTTTACACCGCACATCCCAACCCAGCGCAAGGTTTAGAAGCTGGATTTTTTCCCAAGGGGATTTACGCCGTCTTTGGGGTGATTTTAGCGGTGATCTTTGCCTACACAGGCACAGAGATCGTAGGCGTGGCTGCTGGGGAGGCCAAAGATCCCAGCGTAGCGATGCCCAAAGCCATTAAAGCCACTTTATGGCGGATTGTGTTTTTCTTTTTAGGTTCTGTTGTTGTCATCTCTGTTTTTTTGCCCATGACAGATTCGAGCATTTCACAAAGTCCTTTTGTGAGCACGCTAGAGCGCATCCCTCTACCTTTCATAGGCACGGGGATTCCTTATGCGGCCGATATTATGAACTTTGTCATCATCACTGCCATACTCTCTACAGCCAATTCGGGAGTCTATGCCTCTAGTCGGATGGTCTATGGTTTGGCCAAAAAGAAAATGTTCCCCCCCATCTTTGCCAAACTCAACAAGCAGGGCACGCCTATTTATGCGATGTATTTGTCCATGGGTTTTACACTTTTGGGCATGCTCACTCAAACATATGCGCCTGAAAAGATTATTCAAGCCCTCATTAATACCATTAGCTTTAGCGTGATCATCGTGTGGATCAGCGTGAGCGTGGCACAATATAATTTTAGAAAGCAGTTTGTGGCTTCAGGCAAATCTTTAGACGAGTTGCCCTACCGCGCGCCCTTCTTACCCCTTATCCAATTAGTAGGGATTAGTGGGTCTATTGTCGGGGTCATTGGAGCTTACATGGACCCTGAACAGCGCATCGGAGCGTATCTAACAATCGGGTATGCTATTTTTTGTTATGTGGGCTATTATCTCACTAAAGACAAATGGGGCTACCAGCACCAGCAGGGGCTTTAG